Proteins from a single region of bacterium:
- a CDS encoding DUF2029 domain-containing protein, with the protein MTFLAALKLSDEFRRLLWDQGYTGAIDLRVFFRRTRHWFAGDPVYGNLRSTFPPASFLIYWPFCGWLSLSSARYFWALTTIVVLIWLCRLIIRESGARNPLERVFVALILLSMNALGVTIGNGQLILHLLPLLTTVALILDKGPPTWSNHLLAAGLFLVALVKPNVTAPFFWLVVFLPGSLWPAVLVVIGYVLLTLVSASFQAAGLISLMKDWLARSEEWVVLQGYANLHNWLGTLELDQWVGLASAITLLALGFWIYLHRKKDVWLLLAVTALVARFATYHNMYDDALILLPMICLFRIASSPQTENNNDMIAGVLLALTVIVMVLPARMIHFPAPWQYVFTLGHTIVWLLVLIFLGYYTGKAKARPIGSG; encoded by the coding sequence TTGACTTTTCTCGCGGCGCTAAAACTTTCCGATGAATTCAGGCGACTGCTCTGGGATCAAGGCTATACAGGAGCCATTGATCTGAGAGTTTTCTTCAGGCGTACAAGACATTGGTTTGCCGGTGATCCGGTTTATGGGAATCTCAGAAGCACCTTCCCCCCGGCCAGCTTCCTGATCTATTGGCCCTTCTGCGGCTGGCTGTCCTTGTCTTCAGCCCGTTATTTTTGGGCACTCACCACAATAGTCGTACTGATCTGGCTCTGCCGTCTGATCATTCGAGAAAGCGGAGCAAGAAATCCGTTAGAACGTGTCTTTGTGGCATTAATCCTTTTATCAATGAACGCATTGGGTGTGACGATCGGAAATGGGCAACTCATCCTCCATCTGCTTCCTTTATTGACTACTGTTGCACTCATTTTAGATAAAGGTCCCCCAACCTGGTCAAATCATCTTCTTGCAGCCGGCTTGTTTTTGGTCGCCTTAGTGAAACCGAATGTTACGGCTCCCTTCTTTTGGTTGGTTGTCTTTCTTCCAGGGTCGCTCTGGCCGGCCGTTCTGGTGGTAATAGGATATGTTTTATTGACTCTGGTGTCGGCGTCTTTTCAGGCGGCTGGTCTCATTTCTCTAATGAAAGATTGGCTGGCGCGTAGCGAAGAGTGGGTTGTTTTGCAAGGCTATGCCAACTTGCACAACTGGCTGGGGACTCTGGAACTCGACCAATGGGTGGGTCTTGCGTCCGCAATCACTCTGCTTGCGCTGGGTTTTTGGATCTATCTTCATCGCAAGAAGGATGTTTGGCTGCTTCTAGCTGTCACCGCTCTGGTTGCTCGTTTCGCGACGTACCATAACATGTATGACGATGCATTGATTCTTTTGCCGATGATTTGCCTGTTCCGAATCGCCTCCAGTCCGCAAACAGAAAACAACAATGATATGATTGCGGGAGTTTTACTGGCCTTAACTGTAATTGTAATGGTTTTGCCAGCGCGAATGATCCATTTTCCCGCACCATGGCAATACGTTTTCACACTGGGGCACACAATCGTATGGTTGCTGGTTCTGATTTTCCTGGGATACTACACCGGGAAAGCTAAGGCTCGTCCTATTGGTTCAGGTTGA